In Rosa chinensis cultivar Old Blush chromosome 1, RchiOBHm-V2, whole genome shotgun sequence, a genomic segment contains:
- the LOC121052760 gene encoding uncharacterized protein LOC121052760 — MTETLNLFQTIAGNLESYFSASYPSSLSPLFILTHQNQEETLSDVKKHPQINHLPSTLISPSKIHSQHHHILQCISLSVSLSQFTTSAIDRRYHMTCCLLRTFEFLIVWKSIAVQKSFLFSIPPSGKSQPLKAFSTSIFISSASFSTEDHTTLFLSLTFTTVYLRK; from the exons ATGACGGAG actttgaACTTGTTCCAAACAATCGCGGGAAATTTGGAATCCTATTTTAGCGCCTCTTACCCGAGCTCTCTCTCACCCTTATTCATTCTCACCCACcagaatcaagaagaaacacTCTCAGATGTGAAGAAACACCCACAGATCAATCATCTCCCTTCCACTCTCATCAGCCCATCAAAGATACACTCTCAGCACCACCATATATTGCAATGCATATCCCTCTCGGTCTCTCTATCTCAGTTTACAACTTCCGCCATTGATCGAAG ATACCATATGACTTGCTGTCTCCTCCGAACATTTGA GTTTCTCATTGTTTGGAAAAGCATTGCTGTTCAGAAATCATTCCTATTTAGCATACCTCCATCTGGAAAAAGTCAGCCATTAAAAG CCTTTTCTACTAGCATCTTCATCAGTTCCGCATCATTCAGTACTGAGGATCACACAACCCTTTTTTTGTCATTGACTTTCACAACTGTTTACTTAAGAAAGTGA
- the LOC112192301 gene encoding phenylacetaldehyde reductase, translating into MLLALNLCQAELIEPALKGTLNVLGSCVKVQSIKRVVITSSMAAVRFNGKPLTADVIINESWFSDPAFCEKEKLWYMLSKTLAEEAAWKFAKEKGIDIITINPGWVIGPPLQPTLNLTVELVLKLVNGTEKFPNDTYRFVDVRDVANAHILAFENPSASGRYCLVGSVKHRSEVVKMLHEILPALNLASR; encoded by the exons ATGTTGCTAGCTCTTAATCTTTGTCAGGCAGAATTAATTGAGCCTGCTTTGAAGGGAACCCTTAATGTCCTTGGATCGTGTGTGAAGGTCCAGTCTATCAAAAGGGTGGTTATAACATCCTCTATGGCAGCAGTTAGATTTAATGGAAAACCTCTTACTGCTGATGTAATAATCAATGAATCTTGGTTTTCAGATCCTGCTttttgtgaaaaagaaaag CTTTGGTATATGCTTTCAAAGACGTTAGCTGAGGAAGCTGCTTGGAAGTTTGcaaaagagaaaggaattgatattattacaataaatcCGGGATGGGTGATCGGCCCTCCCTTACAGCCAACTCTGAACTTAACTGTGGAACTAGTTCTGAAACTCGTAAATG GGACCGAAAAGTTTCCCAACGACACCTACAGATTTGTTGATGTTAGAGATGTTgctaatgcacatattctagcCTTTGAAAACCCATCTGCTAGTGGACGTTATTGTTTAGTTGGAAGCGTAAAACACCGTTCAGAGGTTGTGAAAATGTTGCACGAGATCTTACCTGCTCTCAATCTTGCTTCCAGATAA